One window from the genome of Strix aluco isolate bStrAlu1 chromosome 28, bStrAlu1.hap1, whole genome shotgun sequence encodes:
- the BOLA3 gene encoding LOW QUALITY PROTEIN: bolA-like protein 3 (The sequence of the model RefSeq protein was modified relative to this genomic sequence to represent the inferred CDS: deleted 1 base in 1 codon) yields the protein MAASAGLLCRGPLFLRRGPWRSFTSQTDGEARVSRVLREKFPRASAIKVVDISGGCGAMYEIHIESEDFREKRTVQQHQMVNQALSEEIKSMHGLRIFTSTPKP from the exons ATGGCGGCCTCGGCGGGGCTGCTGTGCCGCGGGCCG CTCTTCCTGCGCCGCGGCCCCTGGCGAAGCTTCACCTCGCAGACGGACGGGGAGGCCCGAGTGAGCCGGGTCCTGCGGGAGAAGTTCCCCCGGGCTTCCGCCATTAAAGTCGTGGATATATCAG GGGGCTGCGGCGCCATGTACGAAATCCACATCGAGTCGGAGGATTTC AGAGAGAAGCGAACGGTGCAGCAGCACCAGATGGTTAATCAG GCGCTGAGCGAGGAGATCAAGAGCATGCACGGGCTGCGCATCTTCACCTCCACCCCCAAACCCTGA